One window of Nocardioides dongkuii genomic DNA carries:
- the arfB gene encoding alternative ribosome rescue aminoacyl-tRNA hydrolase ArfB translates to MADDLVVTGSWAVPAAELTERFSRSSGPGGQGVNTADSRVELSYDVLRSPSVPDHLRARVATRLAPRLVDGVLTIAASEHRTQLANRRAARERLAQLLREAAAPPPPQRRATRPTRGSKERRLAQKKRRSETKRGRQGRID, encoded by the coding sequence TTGGCTGACGACCTCGTCGTCACCGGGTCGTGGGCGGTGCCCGCGGCCGAGCTGACCGAGCGGTTCTCGCGCTCGTCCGGCCCGGGCGGGCAGGGCGTGAACACGGCCGACAGCCGCGTCGAGCTGTCGTACGACGTGCTGCGGTCGCCGTCGGTGCCCGACCACCTGCGGGCCCGCGTGGCCACCCGGCTCGCGCCGCGGCTGGTCGACGGCGTGCTCACCATCGCCGCCAGCGAGCACCGCACCCAGCTCGCCAACCGCCGCGCCGCCCGGGAGCGGCTCGCGCAGCTGCTCCGCGAGGCCGCCGCGCCCCCGCCGCCGCAGCGCCGGGCGACCCGCCCGACCCGCGGCTCCAAGGAGCGCCGGCTCGCGCAGAAGAAGCGGCGCAGCGAGACCAAGCGGGGACGGCAGGGCCGGATCGACTGA